A window of the Vanessa cardui chromosome 12, ilVanCard2.1, whole genome shotgun sequence genome harbors these coding sequences:
- the LOC124534108 gene encoding protein phosphatase PTC7 homolog yields the protein MMQSVYWTGRVLSRAIRNGLTSFSSAAELNVSKKKHPYLVSVVCGFPKDIANGRSHKGQFGDDAWFSTNFNNADVIGVADGVGGWRAYGIDPGEFSSYLMRTCERLVRMGHFKMSEPGDLLAKSYYELLEHKKPILGSSTACVMILDRSESIMRAANIGDSGFMVVRGGRVVHRSHEQQHYFNTPYQLSLPPPGHDRNVLSDRPESAETAEFKVECGDVILVATDGVFDNVPEPVLVAEMRRAQALEGDAQRLQAVANSIAWMARNLSFDGCYMSPFAKSARQNGIDAIGGKPDDITVLLAIVAL from the exons ATGATGCAGTCTGTATACTGGACAGGCAGAGTGCTATCACGTGCTATTAGAAATGGACTCACAAGTTTCTCGAGTGCTGCTGAATTAAACGTTTCTAAAAAGAAACATCCGTATTTAGTATCCGTAGTTTGTGGATTTCCAAAAGACATAGCTAATGGAAGATCCCATAAGGGTCAATTCGGAGACGACGCATGGTTTTCCACAAATTTCAACAATGCAGATGTCATTG gtGTTGCTGATGGAGTGGGAGGCTGGCGTGCATATGGAATTGATCCTGGAGAGTTCTCATCATATCTTATGAGGACATGTGAGAGACTGGTCAGAATGGGCCACTTTAAAATGTCAGAGCCAGGAGACCTGCTGGCCAAGTCTTATTATGAACTATTAGAACATAAAAAACCCATATTAG gtAGCAGTACAGCCTGTGTGATGATCCTAGACCGCAGTGAGAGTATAATGCGGGCTGCAAATATTGGAGACAGTGGTTTTATGGTTGTGCGTGGTGGCCGTGTTGTGCACCGCTCTCATGAACAACAGCACTACTTCAACACACCATATCAACTAAGTCTACCACCCCCTGGACATGATAGAAATGTTCTCAGTGATAG GCCAGAATCGGCGGAAACGGCGGAGTTCAAGGTCGAATGCGGCGACGTGATCCTCGTGGCGACGGACGGCGTGTTCGACAACGTGCCCGAGCCGGTGCTGGTTGCGGAGATGCGGCGCGCGCAGGCGCTGGAGGGCGACGCGCAGCGCCTGCAGGCCGTCGCCAACTCCATCGCGTGGATGGCGCGCAACCTCTCCTTCGACGGCTGCTACATGTCGCCCTTCGCGAAGAGCGCGCGACAGAATGGCATCGATGCTATAG GTGGAAAGCCCGATGACATAACGGTGCTACTGGCTATCGTAGCACTATGA
- the LOC124534455 gene encoding AP-2 complex subunit alpha: MPAVRGDGMRGLAVFISDIRNCKSKEAEIKRINKELANIRSKFKGDKTLDGYQKKKYVCKLLFIFLLGHDIDFGHMEAVNLLSSNKYSEKQIGYLFISVLVNTNSDLIKLIIQSIKNDLQSRNPIHVNLALQCIANIGSKDMAEAFGTEIPKLLVSGDTMDVVKQSAALCLLRLFRKSPEIIPGGEWTSRIIHLLNDPHMGVVTAATSLIDALVKKNPDEYKGCVTLAVARLSRIVTASYTDLQDYTYYFVPAPWLSVKLLRLLQNYTPPSEEPGVRGRLSECLETIFNKAQEPPKSKKVQHSNAKNAVLFEAISLIIHNDSEPNLLVRACNQLGQFLSNRETNLRYLALESMCHLATSEFSHEAVKKHQEVVILSMKMEKDVSVRQQAVDLLYAMCDKTNAEEIVQEMLAYLETADYSIREEMVLKVAILAEKYATDFTWYVDVILNLIRIAGDYVSEEVWYRVIQIVINREEVQGYAAKTVFEALQAPTCHENMVKVGGYILGEFGNLIAGDTRSSPLVQFELLHSKYHLCSAATRALLLSTYIKLVNLFPEIKNRVQEVFRADSNLRSADVELQQRASEYLHLSIVASSDVLATVLEEMPAFPERESSILAVLKKKKPGRIPDDVRESKSPQPNITPAPMINNIANTNSSSADLLGLSTPPGTNAPTGNGLLDVLGDLYTTPKISPTTVQQNNIKKFLFKNNGVLFENDLIQIGVKSEYRQNLGRIGLFYGNKTQSPIQNVRPELHWNDLHKLNVQMKPMEPVLEAGAQIQQMLTAECIEDFLDSPSMSVSFLYNNVPQKISMKLPLTLNKFFEPTEMNGESFFARWKNLGGEQQRAQKIFKAQGSIDLTATRTKLAGFGMQLLDGIDPNPDNFVCAGIVHTRVQQVGCLMRLEPNKQAQMFRLTVRSSKETVSQEICNLLADQF; this comes from the coding sequence ATGCCTGCCGTGAGGGGAGATGGTATGCGAGGGCTCGCAGTTTTTATATCTGATATAAGAAACTGTAAAAGCAAAGAAGCagaaattaaaagaattaataaagaaCTGGCCAATATCCGCAGTAAGTTCAAAGGTGACAAAACCCTTGACGGCTATCAAAAGAAGAAGTATGTCTGTAAACTTCTGTTTATCTTCTTGTTGGGTCATGATATCGATTTCGGACACATGGAAGCAGTTAATTTACTTTCTTCTAACAAATATTCTGAGAAACAAATAGGCTACCTATTTATATCGGTATTGGTGAACACTAATAGTGATCTAATTAAACTCATTATTCAAAGTATTAAAAACGACTTGCAGTCTCGAAACCCTATTCATGTGAATCTTGCACTTCAATGCATAGCTAACATTGGTAGCAAGGATATGGCTGAAGCTTTTGGCACTGAAATACCTAAGTTGCTTGTTTCTGGTGATACAATGGATGTTGTAAAGCAATCTGCTGCTCTATGTTTGTTACGACTCTTTAGGAAGTCCCCTGAAATTATTCCTGGAGGGGAGTGGACATCTAGAATAATACATTTACTAAATGACCCACATATGGGTGTTGTTACTGCAGCAACATCACTTATAGATGCACTTGTGAAGAAAAATCCAGATGAGTATAAAGGTTGTGTAACCCTCGCTGTTGCTCGATTAAGCAGAATAGTTACTGCCAGCTACACAGATTTGCAGGATTATACTTATTACTTTGTTCCTGCTCCATGGCTATCAGTAAAACTTTTGAGATTGCTACAAAACTATACACCACCATCTGAAGAGCCTGGAGTAAGAGGTCGCCTATCTGAGTGTTTGGAAACAATCTTCAACAAAGCTCAAGAACCTCCAAAGTCAAAAAAAGTTCAACATTCAAATGCAAAAAATGCTGTACTTTTTGAAGCAATAAGTCTCATTATTCATAATGACAGTGAGCCTAATTTGCTAGTTCGTGCATGCAATCAACTAGGACAATTTTTAAGTAATCGGGAAACTAATCTGAGATACTTGGCTCTTGAGTCTATGTGTCATCTTGCAACATCAGAATTTTCCCATGAAGCTGTGAAAAAGCATCAAGAAGTTGTAATACTTTCAATGAAAATGGAAAAAGATGTCTCTGTACGACAGCAAGCAGTTGACTTGTTATATGCTATGTGTGATAAAACAAATGCTGAAGAAATTGTACAAGAAATGTTAGCTTATTTAGAAACAGCTGATTACTCCATAAGGGAAGAAATGGTTTTAAAAGTAGCCATATTAGCTGAAAAGTATGCCACTGATTTTACATGGTATGTGgatgttattttaaatcttattagaATTGCTGGAGATTATGTTTCAGAAGAAGTGTGGTATAGAGTTATTCAAATTGTAATAAACAGAGAGGAAGTACAAGGATATGCAGCTAAAACTGTTTTTGAAGCTTTACAAGCTCCAACTTGTCATGAAAATATGGTTAAAGTGGGAGGGTACATCCTTGGTGAATTTGGAAATTTAATAGCTGGTGATACTAGATCATCTCCACTAGTCCAGTTTGAACTCCTTCATTCCAAGTATCATCTGTGTTCTGCAGCGACAAGAGCACTTTTGTTGTCAACCTATATCAAGCTTGTTAATCTGTTcccagaaataaaaaatagggTACAGGAAGTTTTCCGTGCAGACTCAAATTTACGTTCTGCTGATGTAGAGTTACAACAGAGGGCTTCTGAATATTTGCACTTGAGCATTGTTGCCAGTTCAGACGTTTTAGCAACTGTGTTGGAAGAGATGCCAGCTTTCCCAGAAAGGGAATCATCAATATTAGCAGTTCTCAAAAAGAAAAAGCCAGGTCGTATTCCTGATGATGTAAGAGAATCAAAAAGCCCACAGCCAAATATTACTCCAGCTCCAATGATAAATAACATAGCCAATACAAACAGCTCAAGTGCAGATTTACTTGGTTTATCCACTCCACCCGGTACAAATGCACCCACTGGAAATGGTTTGTTAGATGTCCTAGGTGACTTGTATACAACACCCAAAATTAGCCCAACAACAGTGCAGCAGAATAACATAAAGAAATTTTTGTTCAAAAACAATGGAGTCCTTTTTGAAAATGATCTTATTCAAATAGGAGTAAAAAGTGAATACAGGCAAAATTTGGGTagaattggtttattttatggaaataaAACTCAATCTCCAATACAAAATGTACGCCCAGAATTGCATTGGAATGATCTACATAAGCTCAATGTTCAAATGAAACCTATGGAACCAGTATTGGAAGCAGGTGCTCAAATACAACAAATGTTGACTGCAGAATGTATTGAAGATTTTCTTGATAGTCCTAGCATGTCTGTGTCATTTCTTTACAACAATGTCCCTCaaaaaatttctatgaaacttccACTGACACTCAATAAGTTCTTTGAACCAACAGAAATGAATGGAGAATCTTTCTTTGCGAGATGGAAAAACTTAGGAGGAGAACAACAGAGGgcccaaaaaatatttaaagcacaGGGATCCATAGATTTAACAGCAACACGTACAAAACTAGCTGGTTTTGGTATGCAGTTACTCGATGGTATTGATCCGAACCCTGATAATTTTGTTTGTGCGGGTATAGTACACACTAGAGTTCAACAAGTGGGTTGTCTCATGAGATTGGAACCAAATAAACAAGCTCAAATGTTTAGACTCACTGTGAGATCAAGTAAAGAAACAGTTTCACAAGAGATTTGTAATTTGCTGGCAGACCAGTTCTAA
- the LOC124534456 gene encoding INO80 complex subunit E: MLDGWYCRSIANMQANEAASASNSISVDPPHSRDSRKDYSSDSSSDPEPEPNYKAQYLTLKKKLKYLIYENECFQDALRCSQKRLLKVSRDRSFLLDRLLQYEKHESTTSDSEDTESSDDATYNNAEAMKRKKMDTGAVQQALSTPSSLNKGLNNTMKRKRAVVPKKTPNPNNPHQSSAAMMVKASPALGFSLSASDGHMTPEEVERHLQSRQSYLELLPERAPPTVPTEMFSNDPSLDSESNDVLENSPNVEEWFD; encoded by the exons ATGCTCGATGGGTGGTACTGTCGCTCTATAGCGAATATGCAGGCTAATGAAGCGGCTAGTGCTAGTAATAGCATAAGTGTCGATCCTCCTCATAGTCGTGATTCACGGAAAGACTACTCTAGCGACAGCAGCAGTGATCCCGAACCAGAACCTAATTACAAAGCGCAGTATTTAACACTGAAGAAGAAACTCAAGTATCTTATATAT GAAAATGAATGTTTCCAAGATGCCTTGAGATGTAGTCAGAAGAGGTTATTAAAAGTTTCTCGTGATCGTAGCTTTCTTTTAGATAGACTATTACAGTATGAAAAGCATGAGAGTACAACTTCAGACAGTGAAGACACAGAATCCTCAGATGATGCTACATATAATAATGCTGAGGCTATGAAAAG gaaAAAGATGGACACTGGTGCCGTTCAGCAAGCTTTGTCCACACCGTCTTCGCTCAATAAAGGTCTCAATAATACTATGAAAAGGAAAAGAGCCGTTGTCCCTAAAAAAACACCAAATCCTAATAATCCT CATCAATCTAGTGCTGCAATGATGGTGAAAGCATCACCAGCACTAGGATTCAGCCTTTCGGCCAGCGACGGCCACATGACTCCCGAAGAGGTAGAGCGTCATCTACAATCGCGCCAATCGTACCTCGAACTGTTGCCTGAGCGGGCACCGCCTACTGTACCTACTGAGATGTTTAGCAATGACCCTTCACTGGACAG tgaaTCTAACGATGTTCTGGAAAATTCACCTAATGTTGAAGAATGGTTTGATTAA
- the LOC124534164 gene encoding cytoplasmic phosphatidylinositol transfer protein 1: MVLTKEYRICMPMTVEEYRIGQLYMIARHSFEQSSNGEGVEVVANEQINDETNGVGQFTEKRIHLSSHLPYWIQSLIPKIFYVTEKAWNFYPFTITEYTCSFIPKFSISIQTRYEDNNGSTYNCLGLTSDELEVREVDFLDIAFDEIKPHHYKESEDPKLFKSEKSGRGPLAEGWRDELKPIMCCYKVVHAKFEVWGLQTKVEEYVQAAIREILLLGHRQAFTWMDEWFNMTIEDVRSYEKEMQTKTNMKVKTALEDTESSQEGQDSKKSSQPPTPKTPKSPLGTPSSESKSWFSWS, encoded by the exons atggtcCTTACAAAAGAATATAGAATTTGCATGCCTATGACTGTGGAGGAG TATCGTATCGGCCAATTGTATATGATTGCGAGACATAGCTTCGAACAATCAAGCAACGGCGAAGGCGTTGAGGTAGTAGCAAATGAACAAATAAATGATGAGACAAATGGAGTTGGCCAGTTTACTGAAAAAAGGATTCATTTATCCAg tcacTTACCCTATTGGATCCAAAGTCTGATACCAAAGATTTTTTATGTCACTGAAAAAGCATGGAATTTTTACCCATTTACAATTACtg AATACACA tgtTCTTTTATTCCAAAATTCTCAATATCGATTCAAACAAGATATGAAGACAACAATGGCTCCACCTACAAT TGTCTGGGCTTAACGTCTGATGAATTAGAAGTGAGAGAAGTCGATTTCTTGGACATAGCTTTTGATGAGATAAAACCACATCACTACAAAGAGTCTGAAGACCCCAAACTGTTTAAGTCTGAAAAGTCTGGTCGTGGCCCGCTCGCTGAAGGTTGGCGAGATGAACTGAAACCAATCATGTGCTGTTACAAAGTAGTCCACGCCAAGTTTGAAGTTTGGGGATTGCAAACCAaagtggaggaatatgttcaaGCA gcTATTAGAGAAATCTTACTTCTTGGACACCGCCAAGCTTTCACATGGATGGATGAATGGTTCAACATGACTATAGAAGATGTCAGGAGTTATGAAAAGGAAATGCAAACGAAAACGAACATGAAG GTCAAAACAGCACTAGAAGATACAGAGAGCAGTCAAGAGGGGCAAGATAGTAAGAAATCATCACAGCCGCCAACTCCAAAGACACCAAAAAGTCCCCTAGGGACGCCCTCATCGGAGTCCAAGTCCTGGTTTTCGTGGTCATAA
- the LOC124534163 gene encoding trafficking protein particle complex subunit 13, producing MDTKEVIDHLVALKVMRLTKPALISPKIVTCDFKDLPGNILNNFLKDDATSVVQMETLTAGQFLLLPQSFGNIYLGETFSCYVCVHNETSQPVQSVSIKADLQTSSQRIPLTTQQNQSPIMLDVDETLSDVIHHEVKDLGTHILVCEVTYMSNYNTLSSFRKFFKFEVMKPLDVKTKFYNAESDDVFVEAQVQNITSGPIILEQVSLESSHQFIVKSLNEDNNGMSVFGDVTLLQPQESCQYLYCLTPKENITKDIKLIAAAKNIGKLDIVWRSNLGEKGRLQTSQLQRMTPDYGDIRVTYENLPSKIPVDEPFNFKCKIVNASDRTLDLIIKLRSLQDSSLLWCGISNRKLGPLEPGNVAFVNLTAMPISSGLHNITGVSLVDLFLKRTYDYDDLASVYVY from the coding sequence atggatACGAAAGAAGTAATTGACCACTTGGTTGCATTGAAAGTAATGCGGCTTACTAAACCAGCTTTGATAAGCCCAAAGATTGTCACTTGTGACTTCAAAGATTTACCgggtaacattttaaataactttttaaaggATGATGCCACATCAGTGGTTCAGATGGAGACTCTAACTGCTGGACAGTTCCTTTTATTGCCACAAAGTTTTGGCAATATTTACCTGGGTGAGACATTTTCTTGTTATGTTTGTGTTCATAATGAAACAAGTCAACCAGTTCAAAGTGTATCTATTAAGGCAGATCTGCAGACAAGTTCACAAAGAATTCCATTAACAACACAACAAAATCAGTCACCCATTATGTTAGATGTTGATGAAACTCTCAGTGATGTAATACATCATGAAGTTAAAGATTTGGGTACACATATTTTAGTATGTGAAGTCACTTATATGTCCAATTACAATACATTATCTTCATTCAGAAAGTTTTTCAAGTTCGAAGTAATGAAGCCTTTGGATGTTAAGACTAAGTTTTATAATGCTGAGTCTGATGACGTATTTGTTGAAGCACAGGTGCAAAACATAACCTCGGGCCCAATAATACTTGAACAAGTGTCATTGGAAAGTTCTCACCAGTTTATAGTTAAATCATTGAATGAGGATAATAATGGTATGTCAGTTTTTGGAGATGTCACATTGTTACAGCCCCAAGAGAGCTGTCAGTATTTATACTGCCTTACtccaaaagaaaatataacaaaagatataaaattaattgcggCAGCTAAGAATATTGGAAAACTTGATATTGTATGGAGATCTAACTTAGGTGAAAAGGGGAGATTGCAAACAAGCCAACTTCAACGAATGACTCCTGATTATGGAGATATCCGAGTAACATATGAAAATTTGCCAAGTAAAATACCAGTTGATGAGCCCTTTAACTTTAAATGTAAGATAGTTAATGCCAGCGATAGAACCCTAGATTTAATTATCAAACTACGATCACTTCAAGATTCGAGTCTATTATGGTGTGGTATTTCAAATAGGAAATTAGGCCCATTAGAGCCTGGAAATGTAGCTTTTGTAAATTTAACTGCAATGCCTATATCTTCAGGCTTACATAATATAACAGGTGTATCATTAGTTGACTTATTCCTTAAGAGGACATATGATTATGATGATTTAGCTTCTGTTTATGTTTACtga
- the LOC124534165 gene encoding derlin-2 — protein MAYQTLLQEYMLVPPVTRVYTTACVITTLAVQLDLVSPFNLYFNPIVILKNYQLWRLITTFLFFGNLGFNFFFNMIFTYRYCRMLEEGSFRGRTADFVVMFIFGGVLMILCAFFVNLLFLGQAFTIMIVYIWSRRNIYVRMNFFGLMNFQAPYLPWVLLGFSVLLGNAISVDLVGMAIGHIYFFIEDVLPRQRGGQKILITPMFLKKLFDPAPEEADYVTLPDFANVRPGGFNWQNENREVPENNEGNR, from the exons ATGGCATATCAAACACTTTTACAAGAATATATGCTTGTGCCACCTGTAACAAGAGTTTACACTACTGCTTGTGTGATTACTACTTTGGCTGTG cAATTGGATCTTGTGTCACCATTCAACCTATATTTCAATCCAATAGTTATTCTGAAGAATTACCAATTATGGAGACTAATTACAACATTCCTATTCTTTGGGAACTTAGGattcaacttttttttcaatatgatttttacatATAGATATTGTAGAATGTTAGAGGAGGGCTCATTCAGAGGAAGGACTGCTGATTttgttgttatgtttatttttggtGGAGTTCTCATGATT TTATGTGCattctttgttaatttattatttttaggacaAGCTTTTACTATCATGATTGTATACATATGGTCAAGacgtaatatatatgtaaggaTGAACTTTTTTGGGTTAATGAATTTTCAG gcaCCATACTTGCCTTGGGTATTACTCGGTTTCTCGGTTTTATTAGGAAATGCAATATCTGTGGATTTGGTTGGAATGGCCATCGGTCACATATATTTCTTCATAGAAGATGTTCTTCCACGTCAAAGAGGCggccaaaaaatattaataacaccaatgttttt AAAAAAGCTCTTTGATCCAGCTCCTGAAGAGGCAGATTATGTGACATTACCAGATTTTGCTAATGTTCGACCTGGAGGATTTAACTGGCAAAATGAGAACCGTGAAGTACCGGAAAATAATGAAGGAAATAGATAA